agtctcacaacaccaggataaagtcaataggtttatttgaaatcacaaacaTTCAGAGGACTGCTCCTTCTACAGGtctcacttcacctgatgaaggagcagtgctccaaaacctttttgatttcaaataaacctgttggactttaacctggtgttgtgagacgtctTACTGTATAAAACAGACTCCATAATTTGAATAAGACTGGCTGATAAATAATAATTGTTGTCGGAAAGGACTGTGACTGAGAAAATATAACCAATTCAGTCCACTTGAAAAAAGATCTGCTCTTCAAATTATATTGGAAGAAATCCCATTTGAAGTTTGTGGTTGAATTTATTGCCTCAGCAGCTCACTCAGGTACCGGACTGGCAAAGGCATTGATTGGACAATAGTGGAAACAATGATCTGAAATGTTCTGTGAGTGAAACATTTTCTCCTTAATCCAGAATGGACTATGtcagagttaaaggcaataccaggctaaattacattgaatatacagcacagaaacaggcttttCAGCCCAACCAATCTCTGCCAGTATTTTTACTTCACTTCATCCTCCTCCcatgctttcccatctgactctATCAGTGAGTCCGTCTGtttatttctccctcatgtgttcatccagcttcctcttcaatatatcgatgttattcacctccaccactcactgtggtagtgagttccacattctcactactctctggaaagaagtttctcctgaattcaatTTTGCTCTTACCCCTACAAGTgtgaaaccccccctccccatttcatccCAGTacaaggagtttggagactggagtCCGGATAAGCAATGGCGGCCATCAGAGCCAGAATCCCCCGCGGTAACGGAACCACTCTATTCACCGAGCGGGTTGCCCGGACTGCGCATGTCCCTGGGAGCgatgggaagctgcgcatgtgcagagagaacccagcctctgacctttctgctgaggtgttgaccaatgggaacagttggaggaccggaaggactctgtctctgaaggaaaaggaagtgaatccagggagggtgcagactctggaaaggttggtccAGGCCTCTTGGTGAGTGCACGGATTGTGCGAAAATTggaggggtggtaaatagtgagaaggatagTCTTTGGTTACAGGAATAATAAGCTTTAATATTGACAAAAGTAACCCTGCAGCGTCCATCCAATTCAGttagaaattattgatcatctctgcttgagAACCTTCATAGGCAGAAAGTTCCAGATCATGATCAATCACTACCTCCTGTATCTGAACCAACTGATACAATCCTATACATTAAACACAATTTTCGTCCTGTTACATATTTCCGTTAGGCTGGCAGTCTGCATGAAGATTTCCAGGGCTCTCTGTCCACGATtgtaagcagtgagcatggatctgtcaatcagcttgaatcaacaccttcaggagaattgggagcagagtgagaatggagggagagtgtgtgggacggagacttacagcttttggagaatgagagaggaaagaatattccatagaaactagaaaagTCTGTTCTGAATTCCGATCCTGGACTGACaatgatgtattttgtaaactccttttacaggatatcagaagaggaagaattacagacagaaatctcaaaccaaacctcaCGTCCCGATTTGACAGATTCACTCAATTCACGGGGacttgaatatcatcagcctttgaatcgagaaggaaaaaggtttgtctgttcttccTGCTTCAgatgattttaaccatcagtgtgacgggAAAATCACCGAGACACACAGACCtgaatgagagtgttccagagcactgactggaaagagctttaaccacttACACAAACTGAAAATAAACAGCACGGAGAGACCGTACATGAGTTCTGTGTGAGCCTTCAATTgactgtccaacctggagagacacaaggacaccagcaccatggagaaatcatggaaatgtggggactgtgggaaaagattcagattcccatctatactggaaactcatcaacgcattcacactggggagaggccgttcacctgctctcagtgtgggaagggattcattacgtTATCCAACCTGAAGAAGCACCAGCCAGTCCAtgtcggggagaagccattcacctgctccacatgtAGGAAGGGGTTCAGTACTTCATCCGAACTGCgtacacaccaacaagttcacactgaggagagaccattcacccacagtgagtgtgggaagggatttactcaggtaTCCAATCTGCTgggccacactgtcactcacagcaatgagagaccctttaaatgctctgactgtgggagcagCTTCAAAAGGTCTCACAAACTGATGAACCATCAGtgcattcacaccagggagagaccgttcagctgctctcactgcacaaagaggtttcgaaACTCATCCCATCTGCTGATACACCAGATCctgcacaccggagagaggccgttcacctgctctcagtgtagaaagggattcactcaaataagcaacctgcggagacacgagcaaattcacactgggaagaggccgttcacctgctctgattgtgggaagggattcactcggttatcccacctacagacacaccagcaaattcacactggggagaggccgttcacctgctctgactgtgggacaggattcacccggttatcccacctgcaggcacaccagcgaattcacaccggggagaggccgttcacctgctctgactgtgggaagagattcactcagttacccaatctgcaagcacaccagcgagttcacactggggagaggccattcatctgcacagtgtgtgagaagggattcacttggtcaacacttctgctgagacaccagcgagttcacaagtgatgacaagggttggattctgctgttattgctgctgttaatcacatccaggactgaaccatgttcattctgacacttggtgaagtgggagggtcagagagtttctttctgctggactggccggcctcacgactttgcctccagtgggctgatgctctttgagcctgggagagcacatttccactgaaatgatccacaaaagctgatgaaggacatttattttatcctgaatagtaaacagtgtttttcccccattacaggtagatctaaaataaatacagaaagaactggaaaaacgcagcaggtctggcagcatctgtgagagagaaacagagttaatgtttcacgtccaatgtaactctacctcagaactaaagaaagggagaaatgtgatgggtttgatgctggtgagaaaggggggaGGGTCAGATAGAACAAAAGAGAAAATCAGGGATTGGtgagattaaataacaaaaatgtccTGGAACGACTTCCAGTGGAGGCCCTGAGTTTATCGGCCGCACACAAGGTGACTTCTGCTTGTAAGCTTGGATTTCTGGCCCTTTCTGCCCGGTTAATGGGCACTTAGTTTGTAAAAAGTGCAGAATAAGTGGAGGGAGTTGGTTTCTCCTCCAAAGTGGAATATCAGCAGGTTACAACACCCGGCAAAAGTCGAGTATAGCCGTGTGGTGCAGCAACTGAGAGTATGACTGAGTTGGAGGGTGTTTCGGCAGCATCAGAAAGAGATGCAAGAGGACAGGTCCAGGGCGATTGAGGAAACAGTAGCCCCTCTTCATGGGACTTTGGAGCGGGTGGAGGAACGCCTGGAGTCACAAGGTGCGATTATCCGAGAGGTGGAAAGGACGGTGTTGGATCCCGGTGATCAGATCGTGTTGCTGGAGGCCGAGATGGTGATGCTGGAAGAGGCCTGCAAGGTGCTGAGGGCGAAGGTGGACGACCAGGAGAATcagtccaggcgacagaatctgtgaATTGTAGGCCTGAAGAaggggtggagggaacgagtgccatgGGCTATGTATTGAAAATGTTCACGAAGCTGGTTGAGGAGGGGGTCTTCGATAAGGCCCCGAAGGTGGATCGGGCCCCCCAATCATTACAACAGAGgccgagagctggggagccgccgtagGCAGTGATCGGCCTGCTGCACAAGTTCCAGGAGAAGGAGAGGATTCTGAGGTGGGTGAAGTCGACGTGAGGCTATAGCTGGGAGGGGAATctgatccggatctaccaggacattggggccgacctggcCAAATGGCAGGTGGGTTGGGTTTTAACAGGGCCCAGGCTGCGCTCTTTCGGCCAAGgtctggttcggggtgttgtatccggacaaactctgggtgactttcaCAAGGGCAAAGGACATTATTTTACGATTTCAGAAGAAGCGGATGACTATGTCAAGGAGCATGGGTTGGGGAGGAGTAATGGTGGGATCTGTTCTGTCTCGATGTGTATATATAAGTTTTGTAAATGTTatgttctttcatagaatttacagtgcagaaggaggccattcggcccgtcgagtctgcaccggctcttgtaaagagcaccccacccaaggtcaacacctccaccctatccccacatcccagtaaccccacccaacactaagggcaattttggacactaagggcaatctatcgtggccaatccacctaacctgcacatctttgggctgtgggaggaaaccggagcacccggaggaaacccacgcacacacggggaggatgtgcagactccgcacagacagtgacccaagccggaatcgaacctgggaccctggagctgtgaagcaattgtgctatccacaatgcaaccgtgctgcccaagtttttTGCATGTTATGACTCGGGCTCGTATgggtgggttcttcccggaggttgaggacagatgtgagaggtacaGGAGGGGGCCTGTCAATCATGTTCACATCTTTTGGGTGTGCCCGCAGTTCGGGGATTCTGGCCATTGATTTCCGAGACCCTGCCGGAATTGTGGGGGTGACGATGGCGCCGTGATCTTTAGTGGGGCTTTCATGTGTTTCGCatctgccagagctgctggaggggaatggggtcttcaccactctgattgcccggcggcgaatctcactgggttggaggtcggtcgccccaccgaaggtatcggcatggttgggggatttgACGGAATTTCTGCAGTTGGAGAAGACTTAAGTACGttctccgagggtgaagagggttctACTTAAGACGGAgggtctttctgtctctatttAAGGATCTGTTTGTCGCCGTGCGTGGGGGGGTGTCAGTTGGGAAAGGGATGTTGGGATGTTGGGGTAGTTTAGGGGGGAAAATGATAAATTGTTTGAAAGCCAATGGTATTTGATTGTTGTTTATTTGTATAATTGATTATGTTTCGAATAAAATACATATATTTAAAACGCGAACTAAAAGCCTAATGATCTTGTCCATTGTTGGtagaaaaaaaacatctggtttactaattccctttcgggaaggaaatctgcctccttacctggtctggactacatgtgactccagatccacagcaatgtggctgactctgaaatggcccagcacaaagctgtaagaatcctcaaggatgtttattccatagaatggaattctacagtcccagaaggggaccattcggcccatcgagtctgcaccaaccgtaccAAGAGCAGCTACCTCAGTCTGTTCCCCCGCCATATACCCATAAACCcacttaacctgtatatctttggacagtgggaggactccagagcgatggaggaaacccacgcaaacacggggagaatgtgcaaactccacacagatagtaacccaaggctggaattgaatccgggtccctggcactgcgaggcaggagTGATATTATGAATGAAACCggactatttgtgtgccaaacatcAAACACAGCTAGCAATAGTCAGAATTAAATGATgcaacaaccaatggatcagatctgagctctgcagtcctgcaagtaactttgagccacacaaatgccaggcaatgaccacctcccttATGAGAGAATCTATCCACCACCtcctgacattcaatgccattaccattgttgaattccccactatcaacatcttaggggttaccattgaccagaaactgaactggactagccatataaatactgtggctacaagagtgggtcagaggctgggaatcctgctgtgAATCATTCACCTCCTAACTCCtgaaagcctgtccattatctagaggtccggagtgtgatggatcactctccacttgcctggatgagtgcatctccaaaattAAAGAAGCTCGGCATCTTGCAGGATAATGCAGCTTGGTTCATTTGCACCCCGCccacaatcattcactccctccaccaccaaggcacagcagcagcagtgtgtgtaccatctacaagatgcatagcAGGAATTCACCGATGCTCCTCAGGCACTACCTTCCAAACCCCTGAACTACTatatagaaggacaaggacagcagacagacaggaacaccaccacctagatgttcctctccaagccacacaccatcctgatttgtaaatatatcactgttccttcagtcgCTAATAGCAGTGGATGtatcaacaccacatggactgcagtggttcaagaaggcagctcac
Above is a window of Scyliorhinus torazame isolate Kashiwa2021f unplaced genomic scaffold, sScyTor2.1 scaffold_1062, whole genome shotgun sequence DNA encoding:
- the LOC140406963 gene encoding uncharacterized protein isoform X2; its protein translation is MAAIRARIPRGNGTTLFTERVARTAHVPGSDGKLRMCRENPASDLSAEVLTNGNSWRTGRTLSLKEKEVNPGRVQTLERLVQASWISEEEELQTEISNQTSRPDLTDSLNSRGLEYHQPLNREGKRCKRDQTPAEIEQS
- the LOC140406963 gene encoding uncharacterized protein isoform X1, which produces MEKSWKCGDCGKRFRFPSILETHQRIHTGERPFTCSQCGKGFITLSNLKKHQPVHVGEKPFTCSTCRKGFSTSSELRTHQQVHTEERPFTHSECGKGFTQVSNLLGHTVTHSNERPFKCSDCGSSFKRSHKLMNHQCIHTRERPFSCSHCTKRFRNSSHLLIHQILHTGERPFTCSQCRKGFTQISNLRRHEQIHTGKRPFTCSDCGKGFTRLSHLQTHQQIHTGERPFTCSDCGTGFTRLSHLQAHQRIHTGERPFTCSDCGKRFTQLPNLQAHQRVHTGERPFICTVCEKGFTWSTLLLRHQRVHK